In Pseudomonas nunensis, a single window of DNA contains:
- a CDS encoding BatD family protein has protein sequence MIDSLVDRVVAFASKPAPTGDLQRTQVQCGSGLAREEASPATTKLCTLLLCLLSTQTLAAELQIQSRLQPSDSITVGSLIELQLDVLTDTWFTDAPTLPDLKLNGALVMPPNGHAQHLNHIIDGKSFSGMRYSYLITPNLAQGFDIPALTVRATPAQASTELSAQSQPLHFSAAEPPGFTAGEAVLVASGVRFTQKTVNSATPLKVGDSLTRQLTLQADGALAMALPVPILADVPGLSRYPKAPQVSSLDDGRGNFNGGKRIDTVTYRIDTEGSHTLPAIAVKWWDSGSQQTRTAQVPAITFEATANSAYRPVFSISEDLKKLGQQSRVHLSGHWLGWLAVLVIVGLLGYFARPFIHRARLGWQTRRQARHAAWLQSADCAWQQIPAQIDGRPAQLSALYLWVRRRGKGLKLTNLGPRLQTLLRGCYGRTPTEDPALRQLQQSLATLHSQAEHHRAPAPPALRPLNPVHEKELP, from the coding sequence ATGATCGACAGTCTGGTGGACCGCGTCGTGGCCTTCGCGAGCAAGCCCGCTCCCACAGGGGATTTGCAGCGCACACAGGTCCAGTGTGGGAGCGGGCTTGCTCGCGAAGAGGCCAGCCCAGCCACTACAAAACTCTGCACCCTGCTCCTCTGCCTGCTCAGCACCCAAACCCTGGCCGCCGAACTCCAGATCCAGTCCCGCCTGCAACCCTCCGACTCAATCACGGTCGGCAGCCTGATCGAACTGCAACTCGACGTCCTCACCGACACCTGGTTCACCGATGCGCCAACCCTGCCCGACCTCAAGCTCAACGGCGCACTGGTCATGCCGCCCAACGGCCACGCCCAGCACCTGAACCACATCATCGACGGCAAATCCTTCAGCGGCATGCGCTACAGCTACCTGATCACGCCGAACCTGGCCCAGGGTTTCGACATTCCGGCGCTGACCGTACGCGCCACGCCCGCCCAGGCCAGCACCGAGTTGAGCGCCCAGAGTCAGCCGCTGCACTTCAGCGCCGCGGAACCCCCGGGGTTCACGGCCGGTGAAGCGGTGCTGGTGGCCAGCGGAGTGCGCTTCACGCAAAAAACCGTCAACTCCGCGACACCGTTGAAGGTCGGCGACAGCCTCACGCGACAACTCACGCTGCAAGCCGACGGTGCGCTGGCGATGGCGCTGCCAGTCCCGATATTGGCCGACGTCCCAGGTCTGAGCCGTTACCCGAAAGCCCCGCAGGTCAGTTCCCTTGACGATGGTCGCGGCAACTTCAATGGCGGCAAGCGTATCGATACCGTGACCTATCGCATCGACACTGAAGGCAGCCACACCCTGCCCGCCATCGCGGTGAAATGGTGGGACAGCGGCAGCCAGCAAACCCGCACAGCCCAAGTGCCGGCCATTACGTTTGAAGCGACGGCCAACAGCGCTTATCGCCCGGTGTTTTCCATTAGCGAAGACCTGAAGAAACTCGGCCAGCAAAGTCGCGTACATCTGTCGGGACATTGGCTGGGCTGGCTAGCAGTACTCGTGATCGTCGGCCTGCTCGGCTACTTCGCCCGTCCGTTCATCCATCGTGCAAGGCTCGGCTGGCAGACTCGACGGCAAGCCCGCCACGCAGCATGGCTGCAATCGGCGGACTGCGCCTGGCAGCAGATTCCAGCTCAAATCGACGGACGACCGGCGCAATTGAGCGCCCTGTACTTGTGGGTCAGGCGCCGTGGCAAAGGCCTGAAACTAACCAACCTCGGCCCACGACTGCAAACCCTGTTGCGCGGCTGTTACGGCCGCACACCGACCGAAGATCCGGCGCTGCGCCAACTCCAGCAATCCTTGGCTACGCTGCATAGTCAGGCCGAGCATCACCGGGCCCCGGCGCCTCCCGCGTTACGGCCACTCAACCCCGTCCACGAGAAGGAACTCCCATGA
- a CDS encoding fused MFS/spermidine synthase produces the protein MSSRVASKSSAIPAPHVASPALLIPALLLFVSGAAALVYQVLWIKQLSLVVGVEVYAITTGISAFFAGLALGGLLFGRWADRLQQPVLLYAGLEVLVAVIGVGATFAMSLAASPFAWLEQHVGLLAWVLPFALVGIPALLMGGTLPVLVRSLTADPQQLGKAGGQLYAANTAGAIAGTLLAAFVLIATLGVRGSALAAAMLNLLAAAGALWFQRQRSTPPAAPVKHRTDKTPDRLALWLYSIAGGVALGYEVVWSQSIVQFMSTRTYAFAVVLATYLTGLFLGSALLARRVERIRDPWGVFGLLIAGAGLIALLEIALLGRWLIVAQSVAEAWVLSLGASELLGMSTRFAVAALSIVFVPTLLLGAAFPLALRLSVGRERVGQDVGAVVAFNTLGGIVGVMLCGFLLIPLLGLVRTLGLLAIVAAGIGYFAVRKGHHVKKGRRQAVVAIALLSVALAIFTPVNKLASLLPGARNATLAFYEEGRGGTVAVVTQGKGKKAFQRLYIQGVSNTGDAMPSLRYMRIQALLPLLIHNGEPRSALVIGFGTGITAGALTRYPGLEHRVAAELLPSVVKAAPLFEGNFNAAANPGVDVRLRDGRQELLRNPQTYDLITLEPPPPSAAGVVNLYSRDFYQLAASRLEKNGLVAQWLPLPTQNIDDSRSLVRSFLDVYPYATLWTSEFHEMLLVGSMQPIELDAAKITQRFQQESVRSTLQDVGIGSAAALLATWVTDRAGLERFAADAAPVTDDQPRIEYAPWVRAKEISRVLPALLDLHVAPPLVNADAGFSERMNAHRQRLMQFYRASLHAYDGDRDAWARDIGEVMRGDGGNPYYRWFVGE, from the coding sequence ATGTCCTCACGTGTCGCCAGCAAGTCGTCGGCCATACCCGCCCCGCACGTCGCCTCCCCAGCGCTGCTGATCCCCGCCCTGCTGCTGTTCGTCTCCGGCGCTGCGGCGCTGGTGTATCAGGTGCTGTGGATCAAGCAACTGTCGCTGGTGGTGGGCGTCGAGGTGTATGCGATCACCACCGGGATCAGCGCGTTTTTTGCCGGGCTGGCCTTGGGTGGCTTGCTGTTCGGACGTTGGGCCGATCGTTTGCAGCAACCGGTTCTGCTGTATGCAGGGCTGGAAGTGTTGGTCGCCGTGATCGGCGTCGGTGCGACCTTCGCCATGAGCCTGGCCGCGAGTCCGTTCGCCTGGCTGGAACAACACGTCGGCCTGCTGGCCTGGGTGTTGCCGTTTGCCTTGGTCGGCATCCCGGCGCTGCTGATGGGCGGCACCTTGCCGGTGTTGGTGCGTTCGCTGACCGCTGACCCGCAGCAATTGGGCAAGGCTGGCGGTCAGCTGTATGCGGCCAACACCGCTGGAGCAATCGCCGGCACCCTGCTCGCCGCATTTGTGCTGATCGCCACCCTCGGCGTACGTGGCAGTGCCTTGGCCGCCGCGATGCTCAACCTGCTGGCCGCTGCCGGTGCGCTGTGGTTTCAACGTCAGCGTTCGACGCCACCCGCCGCTCCAGTGAAGCATCGCACTGACAAAACCCCGGATCGCCTGGCGCTGTGGCTGTATTCCATCGCGGGCGGCGTGGCGTTGGGTTACGAAGTGGTCTGGTCGCAATCCATCGTGCAGTTCATGAGCACTCGCACCTATGCGTTTGCCGTGGTGCTGGCGACCTATCTCACCGGGTTGTTTTTGGGTAGCGCACTTTTGGCTCGTCGGGTCGAACGCATTCGTGATCCGTGGGGCGTGTTTGGTCTGCTGATAGCCGGTGCAGGGTTGATCGCACTATTGGAAATCGCCCTGCTCGGACGCTGGCTGATCGTCGCGCAAAGTGTTGCCGAAGCCTGGGTGCTGTCATTGGGCGCCAGTGAACTGCTGGGCATGAGCACGCGGTTTGCGGTGGCGGCGTTGAGCATTGTGTTTGTGCCAACGTTGCTGCTGGGCGCGGCGTTTCCCCTGGCGTTGCGCTTGAGCGTGGGTCGCGAGCGGGTTGGCCAGGATGTCGGCGCGGTGGTGGCGTTCAATACCCTCGGTGGGATTGTAGGTGTGATGCTTTGCGGTTTCCTGTTGATCCCGTTGCTGGGGCTGGTGCGCACTCTTGGGCTACTGGCGATTGTCGCCGCCGGGATCGGTTATTTCGCGGTGCGTAAAGGTCACCATGTGAAGAAAGGCCGGCGTCAGGCCGTGGTCGCGATTGCTTTGCTGTCCGTGGCGCTGGCGATTTTCACCCCGGTCAACAAACTCGCGAGCCTGCTGCCCGGCGCGCGCAATGCGACCTTGGCTTTCTATGAAGAAGGACGTGGCGGCACGGTGGCGGTGGTCACACAGGGCAAGGGCAAGAAGGCCTTTCAGCGCTTGTACATCCAGGGTGTTTCCAACACGGGCGACGCGATGCCGTCCCTGCGTTATATGCGCATCCAGGCGCTGTTACCGCTGCTGATCCATAACGGCGAACCGCGCTCGGCGCTGGTGATCGGGTTCGGCACCGGCATCACGGCGGGCGCCCTGACTCGCTATCCGGGGCTGGAACACCGGGTGGCCGCCGAGTTGTTGCCGTCTGTGGTCAAGGCTGCGCCGCTGTTTGAGGGCAACTTCAATGCCGCTGCCAATCCGGGGGTCGATGTGCGCCTGCGCGATGGCCGTCAGGAACTGCTGCGCAACCCGCAGACCTACGACCTGATCACCCTCGAACCACCACCGCCCTCTGCTGCCGGGGTGGTGAATCTGTATTCCCGGGACTTCTACCAATTGGCCGCCAGCCGTCTGGAGAAAAACGGACTGGTTGCGCAGTGGCTGCCACTGCCGACCCAGAATATCGACGACTCACGCTCGCTGGTGCGCAGCTTCCTCGACGTCTACCCCTACGCCACCCTGTGGACCAGCGAGTTCCACGAAATGCTGCTGGTGGGCTCCATGCAACCGATCGAACTGGATGCGGCGAAAATCACCCAGCGCTTCCAGCAGGAGAGCGTTCGCAGCACGTTGCAGGACGTGGGCATTGGCTCGGCCGCTGCGTTGCTCGCGACCTGGGTAACCGATCGCGCGGGGCTCGAACGTTTCGCCGCTGACGCTGCACCGGTGACCGACGATCAACCGCGCATCGAGTACGCGCCGTGGGTCCGCGCCAAGGAAATCAGCCGCGTGCTGCCGGCGTTGCTGGACCTGCACGTCGCGCCACCGCTGGTGAATGCCGATGCGGGGTTCAGCGAACGAATGAACGCCCACCGCCAGCGCCTGATGCAGTTTTATCGGGCGAGTTTGCATGCCTATGACGGGGACCGTGATGCCTGGGCCAGGGATATTGGCGAGGTGATGCGTGGGGATGGAGGGAATCCGTATTACCGGTGGTTTGTCGGGGAGTGA
- a CDS encoding VWA domain-containing protein, with amino-acid sequence MEINLSDFHFLRPLWLLLALFGALLPLLWRRSHDLQRRMRGNIAEHLLPHLLITPQDQQRLRPVHLVCALLILGALAAAGPTWEQDRPDFLENRAPLIIAIDLSPSMDASDVPPSRLEAAKHKLHDLIQRRAGARTGLIAYAGSAHLVLPPTDDPALLDTFIQALSTDLIAKSGKNVSAVIEQAKRLLAAEKIPGTLLLITDGADTAQLSGLDKQLDDSQLQVLILAVGSEDGGIIHDANGQPRTDSNGRPVLGSFDQAALKQLASALDAPLGSLTLNNDDLDWVELHAQQHFQSASDEQRELHWKDAGYWLCWPLLLIAFFSVRKGWSLNWMAGVLLALGIGLQPTTAEANALTDAFFTRDQQGRWAFEHEHLPQAAALFVDPYWKGIAAYHAADYDLALASFARLETPEAYFYLGNIYVKRFKFDQAIAAYTQALKLRPQFPEATANLALAIALQKDTDSAEQNAPETKPDEIKMDKAPGKGQSKAVQTEQAASDALWLQNLSTSPAKFLKQKFSLQDQVGG; translated from the coding sequence ATGGAGATCAATCTCAGCGACTTCCACTTCCTGCGCCCACTCTGGTTATTGCTCGCATTGTTCGGTGCATTACTGCCGTTGCTGTGGCGCCGCAGTCATGACTTGCAACGACGTATGCGCGGCAATATCGCCGAGCACTTGTTGCCGCACCTGTTGATCACGCCACAAGATCAACAGCGGCTGCGCCCGGTGCATCTGGTGTGCGCGCTTTTGATCCTCGGCGCGCTCGCCGCTGCGGGACCAACCTGGGAACAGGATCGCCCGGACTTCCTGGAAAACCGTGCGCCGCTGATCATCGCCATCGACCTCTCGCCATCGATGGACGCCAGCGACGTGCCACCGAGTCGCCTCGAAGCGGCGAAACACAAACTCCACGACCTGATCCAGCGTCGTGCCGGTGCTCGCACAGGTTTGATCGCTTATGCCGGCAGCGCGCACCTGGTGTTGCCGCCCACCGATGATCCGGCGTTGCTCGATACCTTTATCCAGGCGCTGAGCACTGACCTGATCGCTAAATCCGGGAAAAACGTCAGCGCGGTGATCGAGCAAGCCAAGCGCCTGCTGGCCGCCGAGAAAATCCCGGGCACGCTGTTGCTGATTACCGATGGCGCCGACACCGCGCAACTCAGCGGCCTCGACAAGCAACTCGATGACAGCCAACTGCAAGTACTGATCCTCGCCGTGGGCAGTGAAGACGGCGGGATCATCCACGACGCCAACGGCCAGCCGCGCACCGACAGCAACGGCCGCCCGGTGCTCGGCAGTTTCGATCAAGCCGCGCTGAAGCAACTGGCTTCCGCGCTCGACGCACCGCTGGGCAGCCTGACCCTGAATAACGACGATCTGGACTGGGTCGAGTTGCACGCCCAGCAGCATTTCCAGAGTGCCAGCGATGAACAACGGGAACTGCACTGGAAAGACGCCGGTTACTGGCTGTGCTGGCCGTTGCTGCTGATCGCGTTCTTCAGCGTGCGCAAAGGCTGGAGCCTGAACTGGATGGCCGGTGTGCTGTTGGCGCTGGGCATTGGCCTGCAACCGACCACGGCCGAAGCCAACGCCCTGACCGACGCGTTTTTCACCAGGGATCAGCAAGGTCGCTGGGCCTTCGAGCATGAGCATCTGCCTCAGGCCGCAGCGCTGTTTGTCGACCCGTACTGGAAAGGCATCGCCGCTTATCACGCGGCCGATTACGACCTGGCGCTGGCAAGTTTTGCGCGACTGGAAACGCCCGAGGCTTATTTCTACCTGGGCAATATTTACGTGAAACGTTTCAAGTTCGATCAGGCCATCGCGGCGTATACCCAGGCGTTGAAATTGCGCCCGCAGTTCCCTGAAGCCACGGCCAATCTGGCGTTGGCGATTGCCTTGCAGAAAGACACCGACAGCGCCGAGCAGAACGCGCCGGAGACCAAACCGGACGAGATCAAAATGGACAAGGCCCCGGGCAAAGGCCAGAGCAAAGCGGTGCAGACCGAGCAAGCAGCGTCGGATGCGTTGTGGTTGCAGAACCTGAGTACATCGCCGGCGAAGTTCTTGAAGCAAAAGTTCAGTTTGCAGGATCAGGTGGGGGGGTAA
- a CDS encoding HAD family hydrolase → MTNPLSIRHRYGLTLLLTLALPLLAQANEPLPSWNDGPAKKSIIEFVQAVTDQTSKDFVKPAERIAVFDNDGTLWSEQPAYFELLFAFDEVKRTAPQHPEWKTTQPFKAVLENDHQALAASGMEGILKIFGATHTGMTTEAFDDYAKTWLSQAKHPKTGKPYTEMIFQPMLEMLDYLRSQDFKTYIVSGGDTAFMRAFAEKVYGIPPEQVIGTTFVTAFEFNDSKASIVRTPKLAHNDDGPGKPESIDAVIARRPILAFGNSDGDLQMLQWTAAGSGKRFMGLVHHTDAKREWAYDRQSPVGKLDKALDEAKSRGWTIVDMAAEWRRVYPFESATPEQVQ, encoded by the coding sequence ATGACGAACCCGTTATCGATCCGCCACCGCTACGGGCTGACCCTACTGCTCACCTTGGCCCTGCCATTGCTGGCCCAAGCCAACGAACCGCTGCCTTCGTGGAACGACGGCCCGGCGAAAAAAAGCATCATCGAGTTCGTCCAGGCCGTCACTGACCAGACCAGCAAGGACTTCGTCAAACCTGCCGAACGCATTGCTGTGTTCGACAACGATGGCACCCTGTGGAGCGAGCAACCGGCGTATTTCGAGTTGCTGTTCGCCTTCGACGAGGTCAAGCGCACCGCGCCGCAGCACCCGGAATGGAAGACCACCCAACCGTTCAAGGCTGTGCTGGAAAACGATCACCAGGCGTTGGCCGCCTCGGGCATGGAGGGCATCCTGAAAATCTTCGGCGCCACCCACACCGGCATGACCACCGAGGCCTTCGATGACTACGCCAAGACCTGGCTCAGTCAGGCCAAACACCCGAAAACCGGCAAGCCCTACACCGAGATGATCTTCCAGCCAATGCTGGAAATGCTCGACTACCTGCGCAGCCAGGATTTCAAAACCTACATCGTCTCCGGCGGCGACACCGCGTTCATGCGTGCGTTTGCCGAGAAGGTCTACGGCATCCCGCCGGAGCAAGTGATCGGCACCACGTTCGTCACCGCGTTCGAGTTCAACGACAGCAAGGCGTCGATCGTGCGCACGCCGAAACTGGCGCATAACGACGACGGCCCGGGCAAACCGGAAAGCATCGATGCGGTGATCGCTCGGCGACCGATCCTGGCCTTCGGCAACTCCGACGGTGACTTGCAAATGCTGCAGTGGACCGCTGCCGGCAGCGGTAAACGCTTCATGGGCCTGGTGCACCACACCGACGCCAAACGCGAGTGGGCCTACGACCGCCAATCCCCGGTCGGCAAGCTGGACAAGGCCCTCGACGAAGCAAAATCCCGTGGCTGGACTATCGTGGACATGGCCGCCGAATGGCGCCGGGTCTACCCGTTCGAGTCCGCCACACCTGAGCAAGTGCAATAA
- a CDS encoding DUF3313 domain-containing protein — MKLALMMSTLCIASIGVVGCSSKVVEPDQYSGFLKDYSQLKEAKSPSGAEVMRWMDPKLNIDKFTSVYIEPTQLYPKPQATVKIPQATLNGITGYYDQALKRELGKSLPLAAGPGPGVIVVRAAITAVSSKTEGLKPYEVIPIALVAAAVSTASGIRDQETTLATEAVFLDGGNNSVVAQVVRKGTGKPLENDTQVMKADDVKSVIDGWASDLHQSYLKLKSK, encoded by the coding sequence ATGAAGCTTGCGTTAATGATGAGCACACTGTGCATCGCCTCGATCGGGGTGGTCGGCTGCTCCAGTAAAGTCGTCGAACCAGACCAGTATTCGGGGTTTCTCAAGGACTACAGCCAGCTCAAGGAAGCCAAGTCGCCGTCGGGCGCCGAGGTCATGCGCTGGATGGACCCTAAACTCAACATCGATAAATTCACCAGCGTCTACATCGAGCCGACGCAGCTCTATCCCAAGCCGCAAGCCACGGTGAAAATTCCCCAGGCCACGCTTAACGGCATCACCGGTTACTACGACCAGGCGCTCAAGCGCGAACTGGGTAAATCCCTGCCATTGGCCGCCGGTCCAGGGCCGGGCGTGATCGTGGTGCGAGCGGCGATTACTGCCGTGAGCAGCAAGACCGAAGGCCTCAAGCCCTATGAAGTGATCCCGATTGCGTTAGTGGCAGCGGCGGTCAGTACGGCCAGCGGGATTCGTGATCAGGAAACTACCTTGGCCACGGAAGCGGTGTTCCTCGATGGCGGCAACAACAGTGTGGTAGCCCAGGTTGTGCGCAAGGGCACCGGCAAACCGCTGGAGAACGACACTCAGGTGATGAAGGCCGATGACGTTAAAAGCGTGATCGATGGCTGGGCTTCGGATTTGCATCAGTCGTATCTGAAACTCAAGTCCAAGTAA
- a CDS encoding arylsulfatase, producing the protein MTRIRKWLPKLALVAASVMAISATAGAAEKPNILVIFGDDIGQTNISAYSMGVVGYKTPNIDRIAKEGMMFTDYYAENSCTAGRSSFITGQTPLRTGLSKVGIPGAPVGLQKRDITIAQALKGLGYSTGQFGKNHLGDRDEYLPTNHGFDEFFGNLYHLNAEEEPERPYWPKDDPDFVKANTPRGVIHSFADGKIEDTGALTTKRMETIDDETTAAAQAFIEKQAKADKPFFVWMNTTRMHVFTHVRDSMKGQSGMPGNEYADGMLEHDGDVGKLLQTLDDLKIADNTIVVYTTDNGPNQFSWPDAATTPFRNEKNSNWEGAYRVPAIIRWPGKIKAGEVSNEMFSGMDWFPTLLAAAGDNQVKDKLLKGWAPTSGGTNFKVHLDGFNQLPYLTGQQPKGERKEFYYFNDDGVLVSMRFDNWKVVFCEQREPGGFKVWSEPFVCLRVPKILNLRMDPYERADVVSDQYYDWQTKNVYLAAVAVGKAAAFLQTFIEYPPSQKPASFSIDQIRAAVDAKIAEKMKAAPAAQ; encoded by the coding sequence ATGACTCGCATACGCAAGTGGCTACCGAAACTCGCCCTGGTGGCAGCCTCGGTCATGGCGATTTCGGCAACTGCCGGAGCCGCTGAAAAACCCAACATTCTCGTGATCTTCGGCGACGACATCGGCCAGACCAACATCAGCGCCTATTCGATGGGCGTGGTCGGGTACAAGACTCCGAACATCGACCGGATTGCCAAGGAAGGCATGATGTTCACCGACTACTATGCGGAGAACAGCTGCACCGCCGGACGGTCATCCTTCATCACCGGCCAGACGCCACTGCGTACCGGCCTGTCGAAAGTCGGCATTCCGGGTGCCCCGGTCGGCCTGCAAAAACGTGACATCACCATCGCCCAGGCGCTTAAAGGCCTCGGCTATTCCACCGGCCAGTTCGGCAAGAACCATCTGGGCGACCGAGATGAATACCTGCCGACCAATCACGGTTTCGACGAGTTTTTCGGCAACCTGTACCACCTCAACGCCGAAGAAGAACCCGAACGCCCGTACTGGCCCAAGGACGACCCTGACTTCGTCAAGGCCAACACCCCGCGTGGCGTGATCCACAGCTTCGCCGATGGCAAGATCGAAGACACCGGCGCGCTGACCACCAAGCGCATGGAAACCATCGACGACGAAACCACCGCCGCCGCGCAAGCGTTCATCGAGAAACAGGCCAAGGCGGACAAGCCGTTTTTTGTCTGGATGAACACTACGCGCATGCACGTGTTCACCCACGTACGCGATTCGATGAAGGGCCAGAGCGGCATGCCCGGCAACGAATACGCGGACGGCATGCTTGAACATGACGGCGACGTCGGCAAACTGTTGCAAACCCTCGACGACCTGAAAATCGCCGACAACACCATCGTCGTCTACACCACCGACAACGGCCCGAACCAGTTCTCCTGGCCGGACGCGGCGACCACGCCGTTCCGCAACGAGAAAAACTCCAACTGGGAAGGCGCTTATCGGGTGCCAGCGATCATTCGTTGGCCGGGCAAGATCAAGGCCGGTGAAGTATCGAACGAGATGTTCTCGGGCATGGACTGGTTCCCGACGTTGCTCGCGGCGGCAGGCGATAACCAGGTGAAAGACAAACTGCTCAAAGGCTGGGCGCCAACCTCGGGTGGCACCAACTTCAAGGTGCACCTCGACGGCTTCAACCAACTGCCGTACCTGACCGGCCAACAGCCTAAAGGTGAGCGCAAGGAGTTCTACTACTTCAACGATGACGGCGTGCTGGTTTCCATGCGCTTCGACAACTGGAAAGTGGTGTTCTGCGAACAACGCGAACCGGGTGGCTTCAAGGTCTGGAGCGAACCGTTCGTGTGCCTGCGGGTGCCGAAAATCCTCAACTTGAGGATGGACCCGTATGAACGCGCCGACGTGGTTTCCGATCAGTATTACGATTGGCAAACCAAAAACGTCTACCTGGCGGCTGTCGCGGTGGGCAAGGCTGCAGCGTTCCTGCAGACGTTCATCGAGTATCCACCGAGCCAGAAACCGGCGAGCTTCAGCATTGACCAGATCCGTGCTGCGGTAGATGCCAAAATCGCAGAAAAAATGAAAGCGGCACCGGCTGCACAGTAA